In Legionellales bacterium, the DNA window GTAAGATGGTCATGGCCATCACTACGAGGACGGCGGGAAATATTCCAGCGCACGCGTTCATCCCCACGGTGGAGCCAATGCTCGGAATAAAACTTGCGGAAATTTCGCGTAATTTAAATTGCTTACTCAACACCGATTCGGTGACTGGCAAAGTGCCAAAACTAGAACTGGTGGTTAACGCGACAAACCACACTAAACTGACCTTTTTAATATAGTCAATCACCGAGATGCCACGCAGGGTTAATAAAAAGCAATGGAATAATAGCACCAAGAGCATGGCCACATACATAGCCGCAACATAATCGAGAATAGTAATTAAGGAATGCCACCCTTGATGCAGGCTCACCAAGGCTAATAAAGCAAAACTCCCCAACGGGGTGAGTGCGATAATTAAACGCGTTAATTGTTTAATGATTTCAAACAGAGAATGAATAAATTGTTTAAACGGTTCCACGGTTTCGGGTTTTTGGCGATAAAGTAATAAGCCTGCAAAACCAATGAGTGTGGCTAAAATGGCAATGCCTAAAGTATTACCCTTTAACATCGATTCTATTGGATTACTGGGTAAAATTCCTAAAATACTTTCTGCAATATTTTTATAATGATGGGTGGGTATAAACGTTTCACCCGCAATTGTTAAGCCTTGTCCGACATGAAATAACAGCGCAATCACGGCACCAATGCCGGAAGCTAATGCCGTTAACAGTAATAATAAAC includes these proteins:
- a CDS encoding cation:dicarboxylase symporter family transporter; this translates as MLLITCFGLLIWLQLSGVSFGKRVFIALISGIAFGCLIQWLSLVESHASTEIIASILNVVGNGYLALLKMLVIPLLFTAIIHSLLNMGELKGQVVTSIAARGVCLLLLLTALASGIGAVIALLFHVGQGLTIAGETFIPTHHYKNIAESILGILPSNPIESMLKGNTLGIAILATLIGFAGLLLYRQKPETVEPFKQFIHSLFEIIKQLTRLIIALTPLGSFALLALVSLHQGWHSLITILDYVAAMYVAMLLVLLFHCFLLTLRGISVIDYIKKVSLVWFVALTTSSSFGTLPVTESVLSKQFKLREISASFIPSIGSTVGMNACAGIFPAVLVVMAMTILHQPITVGLILKVMVINMIASLGISGIPGTGIIAASVTLSALGLPYDVISLVIGVDALIDMGRTLINVNGTMVSAIIVDGSV